A stretch of the Lactuca sativa cultivar Salinas chromosome 9, Lsat_Salinas_v11, whole genome shotgun sequence genome encodes the following:
- the LOC111885526 gene encoding RPM1-interacting protein 4 isoform X3: MARPTVPKFGNWESEDNVPYTVYFDKARKGKTGGKMINPNDPQENPEMFADKTPPTPPRSRPQPEEPVGRRAVRPSREENEYQPPNDNAGRRTSGGSAYQRGGQGTAAGRPVKHSAGSENSFDRSPLHPHYQAKVAAGKGSGSPAYEGKNSYDSSHGTPSRSRMKPARGDDSPDRGAAVPRFGEWDENNPSSADNYTHIFNKVREERVTGSPMTSGSDARPNYNIPRDQKPNNKQCFCFPWSK; the protein is encoded by the exons ATGGCG CGTCCAACTGTACCAAAATTCGGCAACTGGGAAAGCGAAGATAATGTTCCTTATACGGTTTACTTTGACAAAGCTCGGAAGGGTAAAACCGGTGGGAAGATGATCAATCCAAACGATCCACAAGAAAACCCTGAAATGTTCGCCGATAAAACCCCTCCGACGCCTCCTCGCTCCAGACCTCAACCGGAAGAACCTGTCGGCAGGCGTGCGGTTCGGCCGAGCAGGGAAGAGAATGAGTATCAACCACCTAATGATAACGCCGGCCGGAGAACCTCTGGTGGATCCGCCTATCAGCGCGGTGGTCAAGGGACGGCGGCAGGTCGTCCGGTGAAACATAGTGCTGGCTCTGAAAATAGCTTTGACCGGTCACCACTTCATCCCCATTATCAGGCGAAGGTCGCCGCCGGAAAAGGTAGCGGATCTCCGGCGTATGAAGGAAAGAATTCTTATGATAGTAGCCATGGGACTCCCTCTAGGTCAAGAATGAAACCTGCTCGTGGCGATGACTCT CCGGATAGAGGAGCTGCAGTTCCTAGGTTTGGTGAGTGGGATGAAAACAACCCTTCATCTGCAGACAACTACACTCATATCTTCAACAAGGTACGCGAGGAACGTGTAACTGGATCACCCATGACTTCTGGTTCAGATGCAAGACCAAATTACAACATTCCACGTGACCAAAAACCCAATAATAAG CAGTGCTTCTGCTTCCCATGGTCGAAGTGA
- the LOC111885526 gene encoding RPM1-interacting protein 4 isoform X1, with the protein MAQRPTVPKFGNWESEDNVPYTVYFDKARKGKTGGKMINPNDPQENPEMFADKTPPTPPRSRPQPEEPVGRRAVRPSREENEYQPPNDNAGRRTSGGSAYQRGGQGTAAGRPVKHSAGSENSFDRSPLHPHYQAKVAAGKGSGSPAYEGKNSYDSSHGTPSRSRMKPARGDDSPDRGAAVPRFGEWDENNPSSADNYTHIFNKVREERVTGSPMTSGSDARPNYNIPRDQKPNNKQCFCFPWSK; encoded by the exons ATGGCG CAGCGTCCAACTGTACCAAAATTCGGCAACTGGGAAAGCGAAGATAATGTTCCTTATACGGTTTACTTTGACAAAGCTCGGAAGGGTAAAACCGGTGGGAAGATGATCAATCCAAACGATCCACAAGAAAACCCTGAAATGTTCGCCGATAAAACCCCTCCGACGCCTCCTCGCTCCAGACCTCAACCGGAAGAACCTGTCGGCAGGCGTGCGGTTCGGCCGAGCAGGGAAGAGAATGAGTATCAACCACCTAATGATAACGCCGGCCGGAGAACCTCTGGTGGATCCGCCTATCAGCGCGGTGGTCAAGGGACGGCGGCAGGTCGTCCGGTGAAACATAGTGCTGGCTCTGAAAATAGCTTTGACCGGTCACCACTTCATCCCCATTATCAGGCGAAGGTCGCCGCCGGAAAAGGTAGCGGATCTCCGGCGTATGAAGGAAAGAATTCTTATGATAGTAGCCATGGGACTCCCTCTAGGTCAAGAATGAAACCTGCTCGTGGCGATGACTCT CCGGATAGAGGAGCTGCAGTTCCTAGGTTTGGTGAGTGGGATGAAAACAACCCTTCATCTGCAGACAACTACACTCATATCTTCAACAAGGTACGCGAGGAACGTGTAACTGGATCACCCATGACTTCTGGTTCAGATGCAAGACCAAATTACAACATTCCACGTGACCAAAAACCCAATAATAAG CAGTGCTTCTGCTTCCCATGGTCGAAGTGA
- the LOC111885526 gene encoding RPM1-interacting protein 4 isoform X2 yields the protein MAQRPTVPKFGNWESEDNVPYTVYFDKARKGKTGGKMINPNDPQENPEMFADKTPPTPPRSRPQPEEPVGRRAVRPSREENEYQPPNDNAGRRTSGGSAYQRGGQGTAAGRPVKHSAGSENSFDRSPLHPHYQAKVAAGKGSGSPAYEGKNSYDSSHGTPSRSRMKPARGDDSPDRGAAVPRFGEWDENNPSSADNYTHIFNKVREERVTGSPMTSGSDARPNYNIPRDQKPNNKCFCFPWSK from the exons ATGGCG CAGCGTCCAACTGTACCAAAATTCGGCAACTGGGAAAGCGAAGATAATGTTCCTTATACGGTTTACTTTGACAAAGCTCGGAAGGGTAAAACCGGTGGGAAGATGATCAATCCAAACGATCCACAAGAAAACCCTGAAATGTTCGCCGATAAAACCCCTCCGACGCCTCCTCGCTCCAGACCTCAACCGGAAGAACCTGTCGGCAGGCGTGCGGTTCGGCCGAGCAGGGAAGAGAATGAGTATCAACCACCTAATGATAACGCCGGCCGGAGAACCTCTGGTGGATCCGCCTATCAGCGCGGTGGTCAAGGGACGGCGGCAGGTCGTCCGGTGAAACATAGTGCTGGCTCTGAAAATAGCTTTGACCGGTCACCACTTCATCCCCATTATCAGGCGAAGGTCGCCGCCGGAAAAGGTAGCGGATCTCCGGCGTATGAAGGAAAGAATTCTTATGATAGTAGCCATGGGACTCCCTCTAGGTCAAGAATGAAACCTGCTCGTGGCGATGACTCT CCGGATAGAGGAGCTGCAGTTCCTAGGTTTGGTGAGTGGGATGAAAACAACCCTTCATCTGCAGACAACTACACTCATATCTTCAACAAGGTACGCGAGGAACGTGTAACTGGATCACCCATGACTTCTGGTTCAGATGCAAGACCAAATTACAACATTCCACGTGACCAAAAACCCAATAATAAG TGCTTCTGCTTCCCATGGTCGAAGTGA
- the LOC111885534 gene encoding uncharacterized protein LOC111885534, with amino-acid sequence MSTKPPVVKYARGGGRQRKGGLDLNVPPPNENQEQAGGPTVSVSQTSITTAPTIPGSALPAPIDVEELDDDVVISSPRAFEEAKKKSQRIRKRPLVVDVEPEEVSARIIGQNNHGNKRKRGAGIPPVINCEMYVNLEGGSSGSMRVRAPPPPPPPPPPPPPEPTFSCPVCMGSLVEEVTTKCGHIFCKACIKAAIKAQSKCPTCRRKVTNKDIIRVYLPTAK; translated from the exons ATGAGCACTAAGCCGCCAGTTGTGAAGTATGCAAGAGGTGGTGGTAGACAAAGGAAAGGAGGGCTGGATCTGAATGTTCCTCCTCCAAATGAAAACCAAGAACAAGCAGGAGGGCCAACTGTTTCAGTATCTCAGACTTCCATAACTACTGCTCCGACTATTCCAGGATCAGCACTACCTGCTCCCATTGATGTTGAGGAATTGGATGATGATGTTGTTATATCCTCCCCTAGAGCATTTGAAGAA GCTAAAAAGAAATCACAAAGAATTCGAAAAAGGCCTTTGGTGGTTGATGTGGAACCTG AAGAGGTTTCTGCTAGGATCATTGGTCAAAATAACCATGGAAACAAACGGAAAAGAGGTGCTGGAATTCCACCAGTTATCAATTGTGAGATGTATGTCAATTTGGAAGGAGGAAGCAGCGGTTCTATG AGAGTGAGagcaccaccaccgccaccaccaccaccaccaccgccgccaccgGAGCCGACCTTCAGCTGTCCTGTTTGCATGGGATCATTAGTTGAGGAGGTGACAACAAAATGTGGTCATATTTTCTGCAAGGCGTGTATCAAGGCTGCAATTAAGGCTCAGTCTAAATGTCCTACATGTAGGCGGAAAGTCACAAACAAAGATATTATTAGGGTTTACCTTCCCACCGCAAAGTGA